One Oncorhynchus nerka isolate Pitt River linkage group LG5, Oner_Uvic_2.0, whole genome shotgun sequence genomic window carries:
- the nsdhl gene encoding sterol-4-alpha-carboxylate 3-dehydrogenase, decarboxylating, with translation MATRIRPSSKRCAVIGGSGFLGRHLVEKLLSKGYTVSVFDIRQSYELPGVTFHQGDLCDKQALLTALQGVSLVFHCASPAPASDDKALFQRVNIQGTQTVLQACTEAGVQKVVLTSSASVVFEGTDIKDGREDLPYAKKPIDYYTETKIEQEKLVLKACDKEKGLLTVAIRPHGIFGPRDPQLVPILVDTARRGKMKFIIGDGSNLVDFTFVDNVVHGHILAAESLRPESPICGKAYHITNDEPVRFWDFMSDILVGLGYAAPRYHLPYTLVYGLALLLWLLSLLLRPLVAFKPTFTPMRVALAGTHHFYSCSRAKQDMGYKPVVGLKDGIRRTVESYPHLRHGA, from the exons ATGGCCACACGCATACGACCT AGCAGTAAGCGGTGTGCAGTGATAGGAGGCTCTGGGTTCCTGGGTAGACACCTGGTAGAGAAGCTGTTGAGTAAGGGCTATACTGTGTCAGTGTTTGACATCAGACAGAGCTACGAACTACCTGGTGTCACCTTCCACCAGGGAGACCTCTGTGACAAACAG GCTCTCCTAACAGCCCTCCAAGGTGTCTCCCTGGTGTTCCACTGTGCCTCTCCAGCCCCAGCCAGTGATGACAAGGCTCTGTTCCAGAGAGtcaacatccaggggacacagacTGTTCTACAGGCCTGCACTGAGGCTGGAGTacag AAAGTGGTACTGACCAGCAGTGCCAGTGTGGTGTTTGAAGGAACAGACATCAAGGATGGGAGAGAAGACCTTCCCTACGCCAAGAAGCCCATCGACTACTACACAGAGACCAAGATAgaacaggagaag CTGGTTCTGAAGGCCTGTGACAAGGAGAAGGGTCTCCTGACAGTTGCCATCCGACCTCACGGTATCTTCGGTCCCCGGGACCCCCAGCTGGTGCCCATCCTGGTCGACACGGCACGCAGGGGCAAGATGAAGTTCATCATCGG tGATGGTTCTAACCTGGTGGATTTCACTTTTGTGGACAATGTGGTTCATGGACACATCCTGGCAGCTGAGAGTCTAAGGCCAGAGTCTCCTATTTGTGGCAAG GCATACCACATCACTAATGACGAGCCTGTCCGGTTCTGGGACTTCATGTCAGATATTCTAGTAGGTCTGGGCTACGCTGCTCCGCGCTACCACCTTCCCTACACACTCGTCTATGGGCTGGCTCTGCTGCTGTGGCTGCTGTCTCTGTTACTACGCCCCCTAGTGGCCTTCAAGCCCACCTTCACCCCCATGAGGGTGGCCCTGGCGGGTACACATCACTTCTACAGCTGCTCCAGAGCCAAGCAGGACATGGGGTACAAGCCTGTGGTCGGTCTAAAGGATGGAATCAGACGCACGGTGGAGAGCTATCCTCATCTACGACATGGAGCCTGA